The Mesorhizobium sp. AR10 genome includes the window CGACTGATGTTCGTGTCGTCTGCGTTTCGATTCACCCATCGTCGTCCTCCTCGACGTCATTTCGGTATTGCCACGCCCTTTCCCAGACACCGCCTCCCGCCGGTCAAGCCCTCTGGGCGGAGCGTTTATTTGCTAAGAACAGGGATCGCAGACAAAGTGACTGCGATACTTTGGATGCTCCAAAAGCGTGGCAAAACCAGCAAGAAGTCCTCCCAAACCCAGCAGAACTGCCACCGCCACGATGGCCACTCCCATCGCCAGTTTGCGAGCCGCCTCGGCCCCTGAAGAAAAGCGCCATGGGCGCGTATCAAAGTAAGGATCGTTGTCCCCGCCAGCAGACTAAGCGCCGGAACGCTGTAGAGCACCGCATACATCTCCAGCATCAGTGCGAGCGGAGTGTCTGATTTTATCATCCGGGCAGTCTCCACGGAATTCTGACGGTAGCTCAAGTTGGCACGAACTTGTTGAATGACGGAACGCCAACTTTCCACCCGTCAGCCGGTAGCTCGGAGCCCCGCGCGCTTTTGGCCCCCAGTCCGCGCGACGATCGCCTCCAGCGGCTCGGGGCGGTGCAGCAGAAAGCCCTGGCCGGAGTCGACGCCCATGTCGCGCAGCATGTCGAGCGTGTCCTGCAGCTCGATCTTCTCGGCCACCACGGAGCAGCCGAGGCTTCTGGCAATGCTGGTGATGGCGAGCACGATCTCGCGGTCGAAGCGGCTTTGCGCCATGTGCTCGATGAAGGAGCCGTCGATCTTGATCGCGTCGACGGGAAAGCGCCTGAGATATTCGAACGAGCTCATGCCGGCGCCGAAATCGTCGAGGCTGACGCGGCAGCGGCGCTGGCGCGCCTTGCGCACGAAGGCTTCGGCGGCATCGAAATTGGTGACGGCGGCGGTCTCGGTGATCTCGAAGCCGATGCCGGAATGCGGCGTCCCAGTCTCGTCGATGACGCTGTCGACGAAGTCCCACAGCTGCGGGTCGCTCAGCGTCTGCGCCGACAGGTTGAAGCCGAGCGTCAGCGCGCCCGATTTCAGCGCCGGGCCGTATTGCGAGAGCGCCGTCCTGATGATCCAGCGATCGAGCCTGGAGGCAATGCCGAAGCGCTCGGCGACCGGGATGAACTCGCACGGCGCGATCGGCTTGCCATTGCGTCCGGTGAGCCGCGCCAGAACCTCGACATGACGGCTGTCTTCCCAGGGCTTGCCGAGCAGGTGGATTTCCTGGCCGAACAGTTTCAGCCTTCCGTCTTCCATGGCATCGACGGTGTCGGCGGCGACACGCGCCGCATTGAGGCCGCCGGAGCCCGACGCCGTCTCGGTCGAAAACACCGCAAAGCGGTTGCGCCCGGCGGCCTTGGCCGCGTAGCAGGCGTCGTCGGCGCAGGCCAGCGCGTCGGCCACCGTGGTGTTGCCCTCACTTATGAAGGCAATACCGATGCTGGCCGCGAGCTTGCGCGACGTTACGGCCTGCCCGAGGTCGGCGTCACGAACGGCGGCAAGAACAGCAGTGGCCAGCGTCTCGGCCTGCGCGGTATCGCAGTTCGGCACCAGCAGCGCGAACTCGTCGCCGCCCAACCGCGCGGCATGCGCCGATGACGGCAGGCAGCGGACAATGCCGCCGGCGACGCTCTTCAGCGCCAGGTCGCCGGCGGCGTGGCCGGCGAAGTCGTTGAGGGCCTTGAAGTAGTCGAGGTCGACATAGAACACCGCCAGCGGCAGCCGGCGTGCGGTGGCGATGTGGTCGGCCAGCAGCCTGTCGAATGCGGAGCGGTTCAAGAGCCCGGTCAGCGCATCGTGGTGGGCGGCGTAGGCAAGCTCCTGCTCGCGCAGCTTGGCCTCGGTGATGTCGCGCACGGTGCCGAGGATCTGGCCCGACGACTGGCCGCAAGCGATGAAGCGAACCAGCGATTCGATATGCCGGATTTGGCCGTCGCGCCGGATGATGCGGTATTGCACGGCAACGACATCGTTCGTTTCCTGCGGCGCCAGAT containing:
- a CDS encoding EAL domain-containing protein, with translation MADDKTRNGEFWTLALERAHLGVWDWDLQSGDCFYSPTWSHMLGYDEGELANASDLWLQLTHPDDRERAKASGDRHIAGLTGSIETELRLKHKDGHWVWVLDRGGIVERDAAGQPVRLMGVQTDITRQKAAEAQLEQVNVRFRLALAASGTGIWHHDIDASKSYWDERTREIYGLAADTDEVTADLWHSFLHPDDKDATERAHLAPQETNDVVAVQYRIIRRDGQIRHIESLVRFIACGQSSGQILGTVRDITEAKLREQELAYAAHHDALTGLLNRSAFDRLLADHIATARRLPLAVFYVDLDYFKALNDFAGHAAGDLALKSVAGGIVRCLPSSAHAARLGGDEFALLVPNCDTAQAETLATAVLAAVRDADLGQAVTSRKLAASIGIAFISEGNTTVADALACADDACYAAKAAGRNRFAVFSTETASGSGGLNAARVAADTVDAMEDGRLKLFGQEIHLLGKPWEDSRHVEVLARLTGRNGKPIAPCEFIPVAERFGIASRLDRWIIRTALSQYGPALKSGALTLGFNLSAQTLSDPQLWDFVDSVIDETGTPHSGIGFEITETAAVTNFDAAEAFVRKARQRRCRVSLDDFGAGMSSFEYLRRFPVDAIKIDGSFIEHMAQSRFDREIVLAITSIARSLGCSVVAEKIELQDTLDMLRDMGVDSGQGFLLHRPEPLEAIVARTGGQKRAGLRATG